The Tripterygium wilfordii isolate XIE 37 chromosome 17, ASM1340144v1, whole genome shotgun sequence genome has a window encoding:
- the LOC119981896 gene encoding transcription factor RSL2-like, whose product MESVIGAISAEGEWSSLGGNGGMYTTTEEADFMAQLLDNCSVDPLDLGLGFDVQSSFWASSGVLNYNKLGSYCNADNNTNSFGFSQGSTSYSTGTTTSSVQFLHDSSQESFYLSDSNPIVSMDYFGMTDPAATNNAAAYLIEVDDSTSLNQDMSDGNADDDQSAKRLSESAKNTRQMQMESLEMQIAEPAAAEDKSSRKRSQSTSDVQKSKRNVKSKKNEKNEEDENAAVFNRQSTSSCCSEDDGTSGSQEFNNGGESCSLSSKGNSALNLNGKTRASRGAATDPQSLYARKRRERINERLRILQNLVPNGTKVDISTMLEEAVEYVKFLQLQIKLLSSDDLWMYSPIAYNGMNIGLDLKIPTYKDDSKR is encoded by the exons atggagtcTGTCATTGGAGCCATTTCTGCAGAGGGAGAGTGGAGCTCTCTTGGTGGTAATGGTGGTATGTACACCACAACAGAGGAGGCTGATTTCATGGCACAATTGCTGGATAACTGTTCCGTTGATCCGCTCGACCTGGGTTTAGGCTTCGATGTTCAATCAAGCTTCTGGGCATCATCAGGAGTACTCAATTATAATAAATTAGGCTCATACTGTAATGCTGATAATAATACTAATTCATTTGGTTTTTCACAAGGGAGTACTAGTTATAGTACTGGCACTACTACTAGTAGTGTCCAGTTTCTCCATGATTCGAGCCAAGAGAGCTTCTACTTGAGCGATTCAAACCCGATTGTTTCGATGGATTATTTCGGTATGACAGATCCTGCTGCCACAAACAATGCTGCTGCATATCTGATTGAAGTTGATGATAGCACCAGCTTGAACCAAGATATGAGTGATGGTAATGCAGATGATGATCAGTCTGCTAAAAGGCTATCGGAATCTGCCAAGAATACGCGGCAAATGCAAATGGAATCATTAGAGATGCAAATTGCAGAACCAGCTGCAGCAGAAGATAAGAGTTCTAGGAAAAGGTCGCAGAGTACGAGCGAT GTTCAAAAGAGTAAGAGGAATGTGAAATCaaagaagaatgagaagaatgagGAGGATGAAAATGCAGCTGTGTTTAACAGGCAAAGCACAAGCAGCTGTTGCTCGGAGGACGACGGGACGAGTGGTTCTCAGGAGTTTAATAATGGAGGAGAAAGTTGCAGCTTGAGCTCAAAAGGGAATTCTGCCCTCAACTTGAATGGCAAAACAAGAGCAAGCAGAGGTGCAGCGACTGATCCCCAGAGCCTCTATGCAAGG aagagaagagagagaataaatgaAAGGCTGAGGATTCTACAGAACCTAGTCCCAAATGGAACAAAGGTTGATATCAGTACAATGCTTGAAGAAGCTGTGGAGTATGTCAAGTTCTTGCAGCTTCAAATTAAG CTCTTGAGCTCAGATGATCTATGGATGTATTCTCCCATTGCTTACAATGGAATGAACATTGGACTTGACCTTAAAATCCCAACTTACAAAGATGACTCTAAAagataa